From the genome of Nicotiana tabacum cultivar K326 chromosome 2, ASM71507v2, whole genome shotgun sequence:
aaattgagtcatagctcaagttttcatccgcaatctgatggccagacggagtgattcaatggcatgctagaggaatatctccggcactttGTGACCGAATCGCAAAAGAACTGGGTGAAGCTTCtagatgctgctcaactgtgtttcaattcacaaaagagctcaagtGTTTACCATTGCACCAtaaaaatccataatttatcatatcattggtatattgattatagcccatagtaagtgtctgagtcgacccctcgtcactacttcttcgagattaggtgggatacttactgggtacgcgttgatttacgtactcatgatacacttgctgcacatttttgtgcaggtacacctATGTTTAGCGGCCTCGTGGGCGCAGGTGCGCGATTATGgaggggacttaggtgagctgcattctatacgacgctCCACAGTcaatagagtctccttcagaataCTTATATTTTTTCTGTCCAATTGTATTCCGAACaagtattgtattttattttacattcttagtaaatgctcatgcacttgtgacaccgaattttgggatgattatgagtTGTACTGTATTAaaattttttaaagatattattacgtATTTTGTAAACTAcatcttctgctatttaattgaggggaataactatgatttcaaaaatattaaaatgagaatttactaattattggtgttggcttgcctgacaatagtgtccggcgccatcacgacttttcgaagattttgggtcgtgacaggtataATACTTGGTGTCTGAGTTTGGGTGTGAAAATGGAAGATATGGATGCATATATGAACATATAATAGACggatatatatgtataatatactTAATATATTTTGTACATTTTATTAAGAGGCTATTGGAAAAGAATATAGGAGAAGTTAAACATGATTTATGGGCGGGAGAGGAATGATGTGTTGGCAATGAATGTATTTAGGAGATGATGGCAAGAATTAAGGAGATAAAAGTGAAGTCCTAATTTTTTAGGAGAGATTTTTGGGATGAAATTGCGACATTCTCGGACATTAAGAAGATGCCAAATTCTTTTAGGTATCTACAAATGTAAATAATACACTGCCTCATTTGATATATACTTAATGATGTTAGGATTCTGTATATACTATTATTTAAAAATGTGATACTTATGAAAGTTTCCCTAAATGAAATCCATTCAGAATTCTTTTCCTAATTCTTGGCATTTAATAAAGTTACCTTGTAGTTTTAAATTCTGCTTCAAAATTGAATATGGAAACATCAACCTTCCTACCTAAATAGTAGGCCTTTTTAATCAAGCAAATTCAAGCGTTTCTCTAATTGAAACTTGAAGCAAAAGTAAGAACATAaagaatatatgggaatctgCCTCAGTCAGAATTTTTCCTATTACTACTAGGTTTCTGTAACATTGCTTAAACTCCACGGATGAAGGACATATATAAATACTACCACTAACCTAAACTAAGTTTTCCCCTGCCTTCTTTAATTCCCTGATCGTTGTTTCTTCTCTTTCAATGGCTTCCCTTACCAACCATTGTTTCTTCATCTTTCTATTAGTGATCTCCTCTTTCTTTTTTGCTCCTTCTTCCGCTTACGCGCAGGCTGAAACTTCCCCGTTTTATTCCATTTACAGCCTCGAAGACAATGATTCTGCTTCTACTTCTGATCATTTAGCCGTTGTGCTTGGTCTGCCTTCTACAACATTACACCGAAGAAGGCGTTGAGTTTGAGTCCGGTATTAGTTTCATGACGCCTGGAGAAACAGTTATGAGTCCCTTTTCCTTCATAAAGAATGGCATCCCAAGCGCCTCAGCAGTCTCATCACTCGCAGATTTCTGCCTTTATGAAACTCTTCTATAAGGATTACAAGTACTCTCTTTTGCATACAAAATCTATGTCCGAAGTGTCCAAACTTGTCCCTGATATTGTGGAGACAATCAAGAGTTCTATCGAACAACTGATCAAAGATGCAGAGGCCAAACACTTTGTGGTTTCTAGAATTATTCCAATTGGTTGCCTTCCAGGTTTTCAAACGATGTTTCCCGATAATAGCAGGAAAATTCAATGTCACAAAGGACTAAATTTGTTTGCAACATTGCACAATGATTATCTATGGCAAGCGTTGGAGGAGCTACGATTGAAGTACCCTGAAGTTGAGATCATATATGCAGATTATTTCAAGGCGTTTATGGCAATTCTATGCAATCATGCATTCTTTGGATTTAAGACTAAGTGATAGAATTCAAGGGTCCACCAAATTATATAGAGAACtaggttctctattagttcccatAGATATAAGTTCCTACAGAAACCATGCATACTGTAGTAAGTAAATGACAGaaggaattttacgtggaaaatttcTAGCTCAACCGgattaaaaaccatgacctacccttgtaggatttcaacttcactactgaacAACTTTCACATtacaacctatgtaacctaggaattaacctcttaatccctcactatcttgtaacactctattacaagttattttgtaataactctattacaaagactttacagatcgactaactctagccaagataGAAAcgcaagggtttatgatttacaaagggttTCTTACGCAATGCTTCTAAACAAGCTAAGTAGAAATTATAATTGAAGTGCTTTAACAAAggtgcaacacaactaaggacatgtgatgacccaatacaAGAAGCTGGTCCTTTGTtatgttgttatttgttcttgatgcccttgAGAATCACTTGCAAGATTGACACAGACTTGAGAGAATGCTGCTTTTCATTCTTGAATGTGCAAgtgttttgttttacctttgcttGATGTAAATAActcatttgtgacatcacttgaatgatgtaagcaagttAGGTAAAGGGCACTCCCCATAAAGTTGATTGTTGCACTGTTTCTGCACTGTAGCGTGTGTAGGAAGCAACTTTACATCTCGGGCAGTTGACTTGTGTAGTTTTCTCGGGAAACGGTAGCTATCTATTCCCTCTGTTGTTCctttgactctgaagagttgaaccaTATCCCAAGCTGGAACCTTTtgatcttaaggtcttgagaatgtgtaacaggttccttatctggttcttgacagtaagtttgttagatcatcaaaacataacagggATATACATATAGCCTATCAATTTCCCCcgttttgatgatgacaaacttataattcaTGTTCCCCCTAAGAACCAGCATTTCCTGAGTTCCCCCTGAATCAGTTACCCAACCTGTTCCCCCTGAATTAGTTtctccccttttggcatcataaaaagattagTAACATGCTTACAACAAAAAGAAGTCTAGCTTGAGTTGATTCATGCCActtgtgtgcacacaacatgactaAAAACAGAGCATAAAGAGCAAGACGTACACAGCAAAAGGATGAAACTTCTATTAATTTTTGGAAATTAAGTAGGGAGTAGTTCCATTGTTACCAACACATCCACAAAATAAAAACAGCAAAAACAGAAGTACCAGTCATAAACATCATCAGAACTAAAACAAAGGACATACACTAGCATTTGATACTGGAAAGGGAACACGTTCTAGGGAGCACTGGAGTGGGAAGGCTTAGATGAAGAGGCAAGGGTTTTAAGAAGGATGTCCATGCAAGCATTAGCTGACATCTGCTCATTGAGCAGTTTCTCCTTCAGGTCCTCAACTTGTTTCCTGAGGTCGGCATTTTCTTTGGTCAGACGGGCAACCTCTGTGCTATGAGAGCAGCGAGAACCAGGTGCCTCCTGAAGCTGACTTAGTTGACCCTCAAGAATGGCATTCCTTGCCTTCAGCTTCCTTATCTTATCAGTGGCACTATTTTGGGCGTTGATCAACTGGGAGATAGTAGAAGTGCCACCAACCCCTCCAACCTTATCAATGCACTCACATTCCTCGAGGGTGGTCTTAGAGAAGGTTTGCTTACGAGTACCCACTTTGGATTTTCCCAAAGGGACTTTGAAGAACTCAAAATCTTTAGTGAGGAGGAACCCGTAAGGCAtcccatgattaccatccttgaaCTCTGCCACCTTCTGCATGTGTTCTATCATGATGCCAGGCATGTTGATAGTTTTGTATCTATCTAGTGCTTCCATGAGGACCAAGTATGCCCGAGATATAATGGACCTTTGTTCTACACGAGGGAGCAAAACCTTGTTCaccaattcaaacaaaagttggtaCACTGGAAGGAGGGCCTTCTTGTGTACCCGTTCCCCTTGCTGGACTGCCTTATCCTTCAAGATAGCATTTCTAAAGTTCGAAGAGCAAGTTCCCTGAACAGAAGACAAACCCTCAGCAGGCACTCCCAAGATAGTTCCCAGCACAGCAGAGTCCATCACACGATCAATACCATTCACCATCACACAAATATGATCATCCTCAACTGTAAAAATGTCGGCATAAAGACTACGCACTTCGTCCTCATAAACTTTGGGACAGTCACCTCTGAACAGGTGTGTCCACTGTTGAAATTCACAGATCTCCACCAATTGGCATATGCCAGCCATATCTAGAATATCAAGGGCAAATGTATGGACCCACAACAccttttgatttttcaatttttccttgCTAGCATCCTAGGTATCATCAATCTTGGTCTTtttggaggaaccaggttcctcactaGCATCACCCTTCCTTTTTACTGATGTGCGAGCACTCTTTCCTTTCTCAGCAGATTTCCCAGACACCCTTTTCGTAGACACTTTTTCAACTGATTCTTCTGTCACTTGTTCCCCAGATTCCTCAACTACCTTTTTACAAGATTTTTCATCCTCAACCTTGCTCAAGTCCATTTCACTCACAGATGACTCCCTTTTGGACTTTGGAATATTAAGTTTCTATGAAGACTTACGAaccaaggaaccaggttcctcttctACCTCATCATCAACATCAACGACTAGTGCAGGAGGCACTACCTTCTCATTTACAACCTTTCCATCTTTCAccaatctcctcttcttcttttccttaaAACTGACTCAAATTCTTCCTTCTTCTACAACCTAGTGATAGGTCTCTTAGGAGTTGGCACTTGAGTAGTGGCCTGTCTACTCCTAACCTTGATAAAACTAGCAATAGCCAAATTATCATAATCATCTACACTGTCCTCATTCTCCCTTTCAGATAACGATCTCATTTCAGGAACAACCATAGACAAAGGCTCAGCTTAGAAGTGAGAAGAGGAAGTAGGATCAGTACTGACCTGGGTTGCTTAAGAGGAACCAAGAGTTGGCTCCTCTTGGGTAGAGGGATCAGGTCCCTCAGTTGGTGCCCCAGTAGTACTGTCCGGTATTAATGTTTCAACAAGTGAGGACATAGTGGGGACGACACTTGGAATATTTTGTGTTTCCTGATTGTCATACATGGTCGAGTGTATTTAGTTGAAGAAGGGAAAAAGGGGAATTTTGGATTCGTGATATGAACAGTTCTGAACGTGACTGTGAATAGATTTATTTGAGAGGAGATATAGACCAGTTGGGGTATCAATTTTGGGTATTCGGGTCGCTTTATAAAGGGTGAGACACTTTGATTCAATAAGCAAAAAGAAACTGACAATATAATGACGTGGCACCATTTCAGCCGTTTAAAAAATTATGCATGAGAGTATAAAGGAGCTACTAACCTGTGTCAAAGGAACCAAGTTCCCTCACAAAGTTTGAAAATGTATGCCTCATCCTTTGACCAATCGTGCAATGCATTAGCTACTTGTCTGCTCTGTAATCGTCATGCATATCTACATGTAATGGTATAGAGATAAGTTAGACTTTGctagaaaatactttttagctaTTTTACCTATACActtctttcatagccaatcatcgtGGGACCAGGTCCCTGGCTAGACTTTATCACCCCTAGTGCCAAGCGATTCTTTTCAAAGTTCTCTCTGCTCAGTGCTTTGGTGACGATATCTGTAATTTGATCTTCTATGCTGCAAAACATCATGCAGATGAGCCCTTTCTCAACATTGTCTCGAACCTTTCTAGCGGCTGCTTGATCCAGAACAGTGAATCATAGCAAGAGGCAGTTgccacatactcagcttcagcagttgAAAGGTCCACTgagttttgtttttcttgtgccCCGTAAGATTAGACACGAACCCAGAAAATGTGCCATACTAAAAGTACTTTTCCTATCCACCAGATAAGCAGCATAGTCAACATTAACATACCCTATTAAGTCAAGGTTATCTCctgagggatagtagagaactaggtcctgcgttcctttgagataccttaggattcttttggcagccttcagatgagatttCTTGGGATTAGACTGAAACCTGGCACACAGTCCCACACTGAAAACTATATCTAGTTTGCTTGTTGTAAGATACAAAAGTGATCCTATGATCCCTCTATACATGGTCTGATTTACATGgaaaccaggttcatccatgtctagacGAGTAGTTGTGGCAATAGGTGTGTCAATAACTTTGGATGCTTCCATATCAAACCTTTTCAGCAGCTCCTTAATGTACTTCTGCTGACTTATCAATGTCACCTTTTGAGATTACCTCACTTCAAGTCCCAGAAAGAAATTTAATTCTCCCATCATACTTATCTCGAACTCACTCCTCGTGAGTTTTGCAAAATCTTCACAAAGAAAGTCGGTTGTGGCTCCGAAAaagatatcatcaacatatacttgaACAATGAGTAGGTTCCTCCCTCATTTCTTCAgaaaaagagtgttgtcaatttcccctcttgtaaagccattttctagaaggaactttgacaacctttcataccaagcccGGGGAGCCTGCGTTAGCCCATACAATGCCTTGTCCAGTTTCAACACATGCTCAGGATGCTCGTGACTCTCAAATCCAGGAGGTTGCTTGACATAAACTCCTTATTTTAGAaagccattcagaaatgcacttttgacatccatttggaacaatttgaatttCATATGAGACGCAAAGGTAATGAGGATTCTGATTGCCTCCATTCGTGAAACTGGGGTaaatgtttcatcatagtcaatcccttcttcCTGATTGTACCCTTGAACTAAAAACCTtgcctttgatctggtttgaattcCTGAATCAAGAGGAGTGATCACATTTTCCAGAGGATGTGAAATTTTGTGTTTCCAGTTAGACACCCGAACCTTATTGTGGGAAGGTCCAGGTATTTATGAATGTGATTCTCTCTCTATATATGGGGTCCCTTGATCTGCATTAGCAACTATGTTTTCAGCTTCAGTTGTTGTGattgaggaaccaggttcctctatGTCAGCTGGAGATTCAGATGTGCCATTGTCATTTGAATCCTTGACGTGACTCATCATGTCAGTTTTTCCATTTGCTATGTCAATGACTTCACTAGGGACAATTGACTATTCTCCCTCTTGATCAATCTTATCATGTGAATCCATCCCACATGAGTggtgagattcatcaaagatcacataTATACATCCTTAACACATTGCATCGCACACCTTGTGATCCTTGAAGCTTGAGTTGGGCAGGCCACAAACCAGGTCCTTCTTGACTAACTTGTTCAGCAACGTGAAACTTGCATGACCCAGCCTTTTatgccatagttcagcatcatcatcaataacACTTAGATAGCTGAGATCACCAGTCTTGTTTCCCTTGTCACAGATTTGGGAGACACTTAACAGGCTGTACTTCCACCCATTCATGTAGTACCCATTTTCAATTGAGTGAGAAAGAAACTTCCCAATTCTTCCAATTCCCAAAATGTATCCTTTTTTGCCgtttccaaaggatacactccatCCTTGCAGGTCTttgagtgaaaggaaatcatttgtGCTCCCACTCATGTGCTTCGAGTAAcaactatccatgtaccattatTGGCTGCTCCCTTTCACTTCTCCCTGGAAaaggaaatcaagggttagacttaggaacccaaacaagtttgggtcccttgtaattgAGAAAGGGATGAATCAGGACCTTTTTTGTCCAAGCAGGCATCATGCATCTTTTATATGAGGGACCACGTTCTCTAACAGTAGTTACCTTTTtagcaaaaactttatttttctgttgagACTGAAACTTGGCCTTACAAGTTTCCTTAAAGTGCCCAGTATtaccacagtgagtgcaaagccaGTTATCAGGTATAGTAACATACTTTCtatgagggttgtaaggagtcttctccctttggaaccctatCACTTGCCTGTTACCCCCATTGTTTTTATAGAAGGCAGTGatagcatcagaggaccaggttCACTTGAGTGATTTTTCTAGATCATTCTTAACTCTGCCTAGATCTTCCTGAAATTGTTTGTTTCTCTCAAGTTCGGCACACAGACTAGATTTCACTTATTTTATCTCATTTTCAAGCATAAGGTGTGCCttacttgcaacttcctttcccttttgggTGTTCATAGGCCTACTTTCCCTTCTGAGTTCCTCAATTGTTTCTTTTAGGTCTACAACTACTACCAacaggtcatctctctcatgctctaTGTTTGCACTTCTCTCAGTCAAAatatccttttccctttttaaacTCTCAATGGTCTCTCTTAGATCAACCGCAACCACCACTAGATCATCTCTCTCGTATTCTATTTCTCTTCATTCCATGGTTAGCGCATTTCTATCATTAATGAGACtgtgataagcatcaattaaaacATTAGCCAAATATATAAGCTTTTTTTGAGAGTAagacttcaaatttctttgaacgtccagaaagtttacctcatcatcatcattgtcttcatcatcatcagatttTGCCATCAAGGCAAAAATGGAATCATAAGCAACTCCTTCACTTTCTACTACCATCATGGAGGTGTCACCTTGTGCATCATCTTCTCCAGATTCGCTAGAagagtctccccatgcagcaagagaTTGTTTCACAATATTATCAgcagtttcttttcttttaaatcttttgtcTGGAACCGGGTTCTTCTTGGCTGCTTTTTCTATGTTGTGCTTGTACTGGTCTTACTTGAGGAGAGGGGAATCCTTGATTAAGTGCCCTGGCTTCCCGCACTTATGACATATGTCATATCCTCTTGGCTTGCTGGAGCTGCCCTTCTTCGGAATACCTCCATTTTTGCGGACCATTTTCTAAAATCTCTTTGTCAAATAAGCCATATCATCATCCTCGCCACTTGATTCATTGTTGTCTGTCTTAAGGACTGGGTTCTTCTCCCTTTTGGTTTCTCTTATCTCATGATCCTTTTTCTTCttaatttcataagttttcaaattaccaatgagttcatcaatgtTTAGCTTTTGTAGATCCTTTGCCTCCGTGATAGCATTTACTTTGCTTTCCCAGGAACCAGGtaatatactgagtattttcctgACAAGTTTGTTCCTTGGAATGATTTCTCCTAGGGAATAGAGCTCATTGATGATAGAGGTGAAGCGAGTGTGCATGTCCTGAATGGACTCATCGTCTTTCAtcctgaagagttcatactcagtGGTTAGCATATCAATCTTCGACTGCTTGACTTGAGTTGTCCCTTCGTGTGCTATTTGGAGTGCCTCCCAGATCTCCTTGGCAGATTGACATGCCTAGATTTGGGAACTGTCACTATTGGTTCTCCAATGGTTCTCATAGGAACGAAGGGACCATCGCAGATAACATCCCAGAGCTatgaatcttcagccatgataaaatcatgcatccttgtcttccaccatccatagtaTTGTCCATTAAATCGTGGTGGTCAATAAGTTGATTGAcattcttcaaagtttggtggatcagccatgaggatcctttctaggggttagcctgatagaaagaacccgctctgataccaattgatagaattcgaggatccaccaaactatatagagaaccaggttctctattagttcccacaCATATAAGTTTCCACAGAAACCATGCACACTGCAGTAAGTAAATAACAggaggaattttacgtggaaaattcccagctcaacgggattaaaaaccatgacctacccttgtaggatttcaacttcactactgagcaattttcagattacaacctatataacctaggaagtaacctcttaatccctcactagcTTGTAACATTATATTACAAGCCATTTtctaataactctattacaaagactttacaactcgactaactctagccaagacacaaatacaagggtttatgatttacaaagggtttcctacgcaatgcttctaaacaagctaagtagga
Proteins encoded in this window:
- the LOC107782920 gene encoding GDSL esterase/lipase At1g28650-like is translated as MASQAPQQSHHSQISAFMKLFYKDYKYSLLHTKSMSEVSKLVPDIVETIKSSIEQLIKDAEAKHFVVSRIIPIGCLPGFQTMFPDNSRKIQCHKGLNLFATLHNDYLWQALEELRLKYPEVEIIYADYFKAFMAILCNHAFFGFKTK